AGAGTGGAGGCCCAGCTGAGAAACAGGCTTCTCTTCCAATAGCAATTAGATCTTTAAGATCAGGCCTTAGCAATTTGACCTAAAGCCATCCTTCCTCgaaacaaagtctccaacatcttcagAGGGAGAGACGGGGGAGTCAGGCAAATGAGGAGAAATCCAGGTCTCCGTGGCCTGATTAAAAACTTTGTTGTGTCAAATAAACTTTGGCCACTGGAGGAAAGTACCCTATGGTTGCTCTGGCTTTAGAAAGATCTGTCCAGGGCTTCTCAATCTTCTTTTCACCCcaatctctccttctccctctctctctctctctctctttctctctctctctctctcccctcttctcttgtTTCAAAGGGGGCCTCTGGTCAGCGCTGATTAATAAGTGTTTTTTGTTGTGAAGTGTTGAATAATAGAGGATGGCCGGTGACCCAGTAAAGACTAAACCTTGCGCTGGTTTATTGTGGCAAGCTGAGAAAGGGGCTTTAGGCCCGGGACCCCAAGCACTGACCCGCACACATCCCGCGGATAGCCTATTCATTCTCACAGCCCTACAGTCGCCCAGGCTCCCATTGTTTGCCAAGTAACAATGGAGATTTCGCAGGGAAAGTAAAGCTCTTTTCAGATTCCACTCTGATGTTTTGCATTTAGGGAAACACAGACCTCcacttcccccccaccccccgacaTTTTCCCTCACGGCAGCTAAAGCGGTCGGTTTTCGGGGGAAACTTGTGTGAGTTTGGCGCTTGTTCGCGGAACATCAGTATTAGGCAGAGGCAAGACCGGTGGAAAAAGGAGAGCCCCAgagacttcttttattttttatttttttttttctttcttttctttttcttttaatgcatTTAGAGGACGGAAGCTgcctgggagagggagggagaagggggagggggaaaagaaaaagaaaagaaaaaggttttcCTCGCCGCGTTTGCCGGAGCGGCGGGGGCTTCGCGGCAGACCAGAGAGAAGACCGGCCCGCAGCTCCGCCAGGCCGGCGGGGGAAGTGGCGGGTCTGCCTCGGCCCCGGGAGTGCAAAGCTTGCCGTCGCTTCTAGTTCCCTTTCAGTTTGCCTTCCCCGCGACATTCTTTGATCCTCGGCTGCCTGAAAACCCCAGGCGGCCCCGCAGGCTCCTGCGCCTCTGCCCCGGCGCGATCCCAGGCGGACACCACCTTGCGGGGTAGCGGCGGGCAGGGGTGGAGGCTGGAGTGAGTGTTGAGGCCCCGCAGGCCCAGGCCGCCTCGTCTCCTTGACTTTCTTCTCCTTTGCTTTCTTGCACCTGGACAGGGGCAGGCTTTCTAGTTTCTATCGTGGCCCGGGGAGACAGCTCCTGCAGGGCTGGCTGGGGCGGTGGGTGGCGGGTAGGGGCTGGTGGACCAGGAGAGATGGAGCAGAGATTTGGCCTGGCCTGCTCCGGCCTGGGCCGCTCCAGCTGCCTCGCTTTGTGGGCCCCTGGGCAGGCAATCGGTGGCACCTCGCCCCAGGACTAGGCGAGCAGAAGCGCAGTCCCAAAGGACACGGTTGCCTTGAATCTGTGGGCCTCGGCTTCCCCCAACCCTCGCCAGCGGCCCGATGCGTGCAAATAAGGGTCGCCAGTTTAGTGGATCTGGCGTAAAGGCCGGAGGAGGGTGGGGAGTTGGCTGCGCCCTATTGCCAAAGCTGTGGAAAGTCCTCTGGGGATTTGCGCTCCCTGGGTAGGCGAGGGGGGCGGATTTGCCCGGCCCAGGTCGTGGGTGCTGGGAGGGAGCGCCGCTTGGAGCTGCCTGAGGCAGTACTCCACCTGCAGGCCTGGTCCACGCCCTAGCGCCAGCCGTGACCCGCGGGGCTTCGGCTCGGTGCGCTTCCACCTTCCCTGGCGCGGGGCTAGAGCTAAGGAGCTACGCAAGGCCCAGCGGCCTGGTGGGCGGCTGGAAGCGCTCTTAGCGTTTACCCGCAGGATCCGGGCCGGCCGACCAGTGCTTTCCTGCCGCGCCTTGACAGCACTTGGGgctgggagaggaagaagagcaggaggaagggcaCAAAGTAGCGGAGGAGGCGGGCGGCGAACCAAGGGCAGAGCAGGGGGAGGAGGGCTCATTGTCCGGTCCCCCCAGTCCAATTGATATGCTAATTTCTTTTCTGATACCATACAAAGAACACCTTTGCACTTTTAAAAGACTTTTGTGCCCTGGCTACAGAAGTTTATTATCCACTAATTAGCAACAACTTCTGGCAATGAGTTGGGTTACATTTTCATAAGCTCCTAGCCTTGGTGACGAGGTGTGCTGGGCAGTAGGAGGTTTCGCGCGCTGGGCAAACCCCCTAACCTGGGGTAGGAAAGCAGTCGCTAGCTCAGGTTCCTGGGCCGAAGGTAGGAGGCTGGGAATCAAGAGATAAGGTGTCCAGAGGAATGCTCTGACGGAGGACCTTCTTGGATCCGACTCTGTGGTTCCCTATCTGGAAAGCTGCGTGGAGGCGGTGGCCACGGGAGGTTTTGCCATtctggggaggagggtgggaaTGGGGAGCGAAAGTCTTAGTGGAATATTCTAGCGCTAACCTCTAATCTCtcgctttttttcttttgtcgcctcgactcagaaaaaaaaacatgggcaAAGGAGCGGCCCATTCATAGGAAACCATGCCCGTAGATTGGATTCCCTCCTAAGGCCTCCCCAACTAAGGCTGCAAGGCTGAAATCCAGGGCTCGGGAAGACGACGCAAACTGGCATTGCCAGACTCGGGGAGGGGGGAAAGGATGCTGGGTAAGTGCCCACCCAGGGTGGTCTGAAGTCATCACCCCACGGAGCAGATTCTGCTGGCTACCCAGAGTAGAAAGCTGAGCCTTCCCGGCGGCGGACGTAGTGCGCACCGCGTGACCTTGCCTCCCTGAGGCTTGGCAAGTCGTTGACGATCTTTAACAGTCCCACATCCCAGGTCAATAAACTGGAAACGGATAGAATTGAGCATCACGCTGAAAGATAAAGGGCAAGGGAATCAAGCGCATTCCTTCTTGTGCCTCCAAAAGAAAAATCCCGGTTGTCTCTCATCTCCCATAAAACACCCGAACACAGCAGTGAGGCCTTCGGTTTGGGCTCAATCGCAGAAATATTTTGTCTTAGAATATTCGAGCCCCCAAACACAGCACCTTGGAACTGTATTACACGTATGTACACAGACACAAGTgtattcttccaatttttaaattcctctACCATTTCCGGTTTTCTGGGGTGAGggttgtctgttttgttttgttgagaaAGACCCCGTTAGAGTTATTGTTGGATATTTCTAGCAAATGTCAGAAACATGCTGGTGGCCTGTGCGTTCTCCTCCGGTAGCAACTACAGCTGAGTACGGCTTAATATAAATTCAACGTGAAGCATGGCCTTACTCAAAACCCTAGGGTTATTTGGGGGATCAGGGCACATGCTCAGGTGGGAAGTGGTGAATTATATTGTTTCACTCCCTTTCTATGGAAATAAATGCAATTATCTGCAGTCCTAACCTCTCCGGTATCCAAATGCAATGTTTCTGAACGAGCGCTTTTAGACCTAGAGAAATGGGATAGGTGGGAGCCGACTGTCGACCTCACGGAACATTGCTGAAGAGAATGCAGAGATAACCGAAATGTTAGTGATATTGGATCCCATGATCTCCCAGACAAGAATCTCTGAATCTAGAAAATACCCCCAAATGTCTCCCTTAGCAGTGGCCTTGGGTGGGGTGAGGAAGGAggtgggtggtgtgtgtgtgaagaagAGAAGGTCTCTCTGTGGTCACCCTCGGCCCTCTTCATTGAAGAAGAACAATGGCCCGGCCTGGGGTTctttctgaaagagaaactgcGGGAAGGCAGAGTTGCTCTTTGTGCCCCAGCCCATTTAGAGGAGGGGGAGCATACACAAgccccaccaccactaccactggGCGGTGTCTGCGAGATCAGGACCCCTCAAAGCCTCGGTGAGAGCTAGAAAGGCGCGGGGCCTTGTTGTCCCATAAGGCCCACTCACTTGCCGGAAGAAACCCTGAGCAAAACCGAGAGATCTCAGAATTCGCCAGGGGCTGAGAAAGACGCTGAAAAACACGCTTTCACATGGCCTGTCAGTCCCTCCACCCCACCATCCCAACCTCTGATCACAGTTGATTCTGCTTACGTGTGTATTTCAGATTAAGGacgtatatatttatttatttaatccttcAGATCTTCCcataccactaaaaaaaaaaaaaaaaaaaaaaaaaaaaaaagacttaacttCCTTCCAAGGCGAAGACTTGATGAAAAGGTCTCCATTTTAAAGCAATGAGGGAATCATATGACTGTGACCTTGACATGTGAAGGGGGAGGGGTGCTCAGATATGGGCTGCAAACCCCAAGACCTCTCTACATCTGGGAAGTTCTAGGCCCTCCCTAAGAACACCAAACAAGAAGAGGGATTTATTTTCAAAGGTTACCATGAGCAGTTCATTCGCCAAAGTTGAgaatttggtatttttaaattacGTGAAATTCATGATTTAATTATActccaaaaaacaaattaagGACAGGCCTTCTACACAAATTGGAGGCAGCTAAATGCTCTTTTGTGCCTGCCGCCCTCGGGTTGTTAAAGAGGCTGCTGATGCATGAGAAGTAAGTGACTGATTTAACTCATTGGGATGCAGGAAGCGACCTGCcctcttttgagagagagagagagagagagagagagagagagagagagagagagagagagagagagagagagagagagagacttcgagctagagaagagagagggaggggagaggagagaagaagaagagagagagagagagagagagagagagagagagagagagagacggagagacgcagagggagggagggaaccaAACCCCTGCTTTACTGCGTTGAAAGCTTCTGAATTTCAAGCAGAAAGTAGAAGGAGCCCCACACGGCACTGAGCGTCTTTCCTTGGGCTGCGTGTGCAGAGCGTAGACAATGAAAatctccatccccctcccccatccccgcTAGACTACAAGATTTTTGTTTTCGTTCCTTCTCAACGGTGGAAGATGATAAAAGCAAATCTATAGAGACgtataggtatttttaaaaaaacaaaccaaccacacATGCTGACACGCGGATTACTCAAACGCGCACTGGCCGTAAGTACTATCTTTTCCAGCATTATCTGGGTTCTGCGCTGCCGGATGGGCTGGGAGTGTTGGCGTTGTGAGTCGGGCCGCTGCTTGTGTTTTGGTGTTTTTATTCACAGGGGCTTCCTCGAAGCTTGCACATTTCGCACGTGAGCAGAAGTGTTTCGCCCGTTGTGGGCGTGCAAAACAGGGTAGTGTCTGCCTAGGATGCGGTGACTTGGAGTGGCGGGAGGGGGTTGGGGGGCGGCGGGAGCCGGCACTGAGTCGAGGGGTTCCCGCGTAGTGAGCATCTTTGAGAGCCTCTGGCTCAGCTCTGGGCTGCAAGGTTGGCTCCTGGCACTGGAAGGAAATCAGGTCACAGAGATCCCTAAGCTCCTGGGCTATTAGGCGCGCTTGGGAGACGGGATGGAGTTGGAACCAGGAATCTCAGCAACTGGGAGGAGATCCGAGCCCTCCTGGATCTAGAATGGAGCCCTAGGGAGTCCAAAGCCGGGTCCCTGGGTTTTAGGGACTTAGTCTTGCGGGGGTTAATTCGCTCGCTAGCAGCGCTGTgtcttttatttacatttcaaatagaGGATCTTCTTGTGAGGAGTAACTGAGTGAAGGTgggaaagagtgtgtgtgtgtgtgtgtgtgtgtgtgtgtgtgtgtgtgtgtgtgtgtgtgtcagagaatACCCAGTGGTAGAAATTGTGGTTTGGAAAAGGTATTTTTTGGCTTCTTGAAAATGTGCAAGAATTCCGCGGGCCCACGCTTTCTTTGTGTGGCGGGCAGCGCCAAGCGCTTTGTGCTTCACAAGGAGAAAATGGCGAGTCCTATTGTGTTTAGGCCATTTTCTTCCGGTACAAGGATTTCCCAAGTTGTAAACACTTTTTGGGAAAGTAGCCTTCTCATGCCCAGAAAAGTGTGATTAGCTAAAGCTCGGCCCGGTGACCTGGTGTGGATGCTGATCTCCGTTTGAAACTAAGAGCCTGTTTTTTTGCTGTTGGGATACTTGTATTAGAACAAAAAATTTGTGCAGATCTGTGCCCTTAGAAGATGCAGCAGCTCTCAGGGTTTCAGGAAATGGGTGTctgtttatatgtatttatatgttcGCACATCCTTGGCCTGGTAATCtgaaggggaaaataaaagagggaaaaaacaataaaatatttggaaggaggaaagaagtgtttatattttgttttgtttcctttctcctttcaccCCTTCCAGGAAACCCCAGGAAAGGGTAAATGTTATTCTACTGGGtcaatcttttgtttttctaaaccaAAGATCAAACATTATTTGGAATAGAAGAATTATTAAGTGACCTTAGCTGCTAGAGCATGTGCCTTCCTTGCTTTGCTGGAGATGTATAGGGTGTTAAAAGAGGGATTCAGTTTAAtgcccccccctctctctctgtgtgtgtgtgtgtgtgtgtgtgtgtgtgtgtgtgtgtgtgtgagagagagagagagagagagagagagagagagagagagagagagagatatttctATATTGcatgtatatattcattcataatggagataaagagatagagagaTGGTTGAAAGGATTATTTGACTGTTTTCTTcacatcatttttataaaattttctgcaCTTACTAAACTGTATAAATTTTCTGCACTTACTAAACTGGATAAGCAGGTCTATACAAGAATGTCTCTATTTATTGCTTTTTGAAttcagagagaaagggaaaattgCAGATTGACAAATATTGTTCCTTATTTACTGCAGTTCTTTGGACTCTTACATGGGATGGCGATTTTTCTCAGTTCAAAATAATGAAATGCAAACTTTCCCCATCTGCTTCTTGTACTCTGTTTGGTGGTAAATAtaggggaaaaatgaaaacaatctgTATGGGAAAGAGAATTTAAGGCCTATAGTCTTTTCCCTCCTTTGACATTATCTTAAAATGTTAAGGAGTCAGATTTGTGCAGAAGCATTGTgagtttcatttttcaaaatgcacCACTAGCATCTCCCTTCATGTAGATCAAAACCATGGACAGCGAACTGATATTAAATCACTGAGCAAAAAGGTCTCAAGTAAAATTTTGAGAGAGTAGAATGTAAGTTTACATTCAGAACATGTTAGgaggtgaaaaaaaatctttatgatttttaaaagaaattaaaccccTTCAAAACATGGCATTTTAGAATTATCCTACCAAGTTACAAAGAAAATAGTTTGTATGTTCAGTTTTTATCTTGTCTCAAATAGTACATGTTCTTTCTCCAATTAATGTAAGATGAAGTCTACCTTTTGTTACTGGTAAGTAACaaacttaaatacatattttcttgcTATAGGCTGTTTCTTATAAGGCCTTGGAGTAGAGTGGGCATACAGAAATTTTACTGTTTTACTGACATTAGCTGAATGACACTAGAGcaaattaaattgatttttatcagTGACTGAATTTCTAAATGCATAGAATTGGAAAAATTAAATGCCAGTTTGATAGACAGGGATAATATGAATGGAGATATAATCCTGCTACTCCTTTTACTCCTGGCTAGGCATTGTAGTCTATAACTGACAGTGCAGTGTTGTGGACaaatatttgttggttttttttttctgacaaaatcTCAGggtttttttcatatgtattgATTCAATTTGGGACACAGGATTGGCTCAATGTGTTAGatagcaattttttttgtttcgTACATTGTTTGAATTGCCTTTATTCCTTTTCAGAAGTGAAATTCATTAAAAACCATCTCATTTTGGGGTTATATAACACATTCAAAATTGCTCATTTGAACTTCCAGTTTCATGTTTATTCTGCCTTGTTTTATATCTTGAGTTCAGTGTGAACTGTAAAGAtgtaaaaattcatataaaatgaaagtaatataCAGAGTAGAGAAActaaaatagtttatatttaaatgtagATGACATAATGTAAAGTGAtgttgttttaaaagaaagtaattcTTGATTATTATCTATCAAACTTGGCTATAGAATGAAACTGCAGTTATTTGAAACATACAGATTTCTAAACTTAGAAGCTGGATATGTTTTTGACAGGACAGCCGCTTAAAAAAACCAACAATGTCTTCAAAATACTTGAAAAGAATATGCAATGACATTTTATAGTGTCCTGATCAGGACCATGGTGAGGTCCCAGTGGTTCACTGAATGGTGACCTAGGGTTCTGGTTGAGATGAGGTTGGATTGGAAGAGAGTCATTGTTTGGAAAGGAACATTTGTCCGGGATGGCATTTGTGATAAGATTAAGCATAAATCTAGACTTTGGTCTGGGGAAAGGATGGCGGCAGGGTTGAGAAGAGAAGATGCAGATAAGCCCTGCTTCTGTTGCTTGCGCACATaattaaaaggggggggggctcaTCTGGAGCAAGGGCTCCGTCCGGCCTAAGGTGCTTATTTTACTATTACTTAGAGTGAGAGAATGAAAACCCAGGAGCTTATATCGTGAGTTCTAGATGATGTGTCGAGAGGGTGGTCGACTGTCTCAATTTTAAGGAGTCTACTGAGAATGGTGACTTTGGCTTCCTTTGAGCGAGCTTGGGCAATGACAAGGAGAGCTGTGAAGGAAGAGCTTAAGAGACTGAGGGCACTAGATTTAGGGGTTATATTTGGGCCACTGTGTTGGCGCCAAGGATAGGGTGTACAAGGGCAGGGCGCTCGCCCTTTGCTGTACCCAGGCGCAGCTCTTGAGGGCTGCGCGCCTTCTGCGGCTCTTTGGTTTCAAGGACACAGCGAGCTGCTCAGGACTTTGGGAGCCAACATCTGTCTGACTGGTGACGTCAGCAGCCCGTGTAATCCTCTTGTGCTGAAGGCAGATGCCTTATTTGTTTGGCTGGAGCGAGCCATTAATCCCTAATTCTGGATCAGCAAGCGAGGGGGAAAGACCGGACCGCTCCGACCCACCCCCTCCcaacccccacctcccaccctaaAGCACCTTATACCACGGAAGCCTCTCAGCTTCTTCTTTCCTCCGCGAACGCGCTGAGCAGCGACTGAAAACGCTTGGGTCCTCTGCAGGTTTGAGCAGGGCTAGCAGGTCTTTCTCCTTCGGATTTCTAGGGCTATGGGTATATGTAATTCTTTCTCTCATCGATCGTTTCGATTTTCTTGCTGGGACTCGCCAGACTTGCAGTTTGCAGGGTCCTAAGCCAAGAAGGGGTGGGGATTGGAGAGTGCGGGTCCGGCTGGTGGTCCGAGGGAGGGGGGTGAGACTAGGGAAAGGGGGCGCGGTATGCGCGAATGGCTGAGACTGCACTGGAGGACCATCCGAGGACTCGTTTTCAGGGTTCCAGCTTCCGAAATCACTTCTCTGGAGGCAGCGGATTCCGCGGCGCATGGCCCCCCTCCTCGCAGCTTCCGCAGCCTGGACCTGTGGTCACAGCTACTACGCCACCCCCAGGGCTGCGGGCCCCGGGGCTCCGCGCGCTGCGGGGTCCTCTCTACACCTGGCTGAAGCCTGGGGACAGAGGTCGTGACCAGCCTTACCAGCCTACCTTGGTCCTGTCCTTCCTTCACCTTGTCTCCCTTTCGTGCTCCCTCCCGTCTCGGGTCCCTTCTCGccagcctccctctcctctctcccgcCTCCCTTTCTAATTCTATGCTTTGATTCTGTTTTGCAGGGGCGCGTTCTGGAGTCTCTGCACAAGACTGGCTCACAGCGCTCTCTCGGTTCCTCGGAAGCATCCAGAGCTGGCCTTTCCCTCGGGCCCACCGCGCCTTAGGGGACTCGGTGAA
This window of the Ictidomys tridecemlineatus isolate mIctTri1 chromosome 7, mIctTri1.hap1, whole genome shotgun sequence genome carries:
- the LOC144365482 gene encoding uncharacterized protein LOC144365482 isoform X1; the protein is MGFQLPKSLLWRQRIPRRMAPLLAASAAWTCGHSYYATPRAAGPGAPRAAGSSLHLAEAWGQRGAFWSLCTRLAHSALSVPRKHPELAFPSGPPRLRGLGEKNCLACCLQPAVRSVPPVEVNSPHPFLFPARPPFARPRHYQLPDLPQSEECASAALP
- the LOC144365482 gene encoding uncharacterized protein LOC144365482 isoform X4 produces the protein MAETALEDHPRTRFQGSSFRNHFSGGSGFRGAWPPSSQLPQPGPVVTATTPPPGLRAPGLRALRGPLYTWLKPGDRGRDQPYQPTLGRVLESLHKTGSQRSLGSSEASRAGLSLGPTAP
- the LOC144365482 gene encoding uncharacterized protein LOC144365482 isoform X3 encodes the protein MAETALEDHPRTRFQGSSFRNHFSGGSGFRGAWPPSSQLPQPGPVVTATTPPPGLRAPGLRALRGPLYTWLKPGDRGARSGVSAQDWLTALSRFLGSIQSWPFPRAHRALGDSVKRTALPAASSLLCGAFLL
- the LOC144365482 gene encoding uncharacterized protein LOC144365482 isoform X2, producing the protein MAPLLAASAAWTCGHSYYATPRAAGPGAPRAAGSSLHLAEAWGQRGAFWSLCTRLAHSALSVPRKHPELAFPSGPPRLRGLGEKNCLACCLQPAVRSVPPVEVNSPHPFLFPARPPFARPRHYQLPDLPQSEECASAALP